A genomic stretch from Salvelinus namaycush isolate Seneca chromosome 25, SaNama_1.0, whole genome shotgun sequence includes:
- the apol1 gene encoding apolipoprotein L1 translates to MIKPRRHNPFMPRVQKPSHEGKAMPKKNDGGNKSLFDQLEEFRVNPAEPEEQQDMDGLMDWWGTVEQWEDMPQDDDLTEKEEAKAFAVTAEKVQKGIRVFNKLFSERAESLWQHVIDLNSIADALDCFNKKTKIAQITGGSTSAVGGVCTIVGLALAPVTMGTSLIVTAVGLSVATAGGLTSAGAGLSNTVNNSMDRKKVEAIVTDYQKKMTDINKCMLFIKQGIESLRRFDLLKMKKHAYNRDFPGLNNIYEDGAMAGKAILINANEIMRVVQIANVAGSTAARAVQIASMATGVLTGLFVGMDIYFVAKDSKELKKGAKSEFAAKIREVATQLHDGLVELNGIRVELQSTDPDNTNGTNTPDSTNNRKKLDSDDNYKTSDSKSIVNNSNTADNSHKTSKA, encoded by the exons ATGATAAAACCTAGGCGACACAATCCGTTCATGCCACGCG tgcaaaaaccaagccatgag GGTAAAGCCATGCCGAAGAAG AATGACGGTGGAAATAAATCTTTATTCGACCAATTGGAGGAATTCCGTGTTAATCCAGCAGAGCCAGAGGAGCAG CAGGATATGGATGGCCTGATGGACTGGTGGGGCACAGTGGAGC AGTGGGAAGACATGCCTCAAGATGATGACTTGACTGAAAAAGAGGAGGCCAA GGCGTTTGCAGTGACAGCTGAGAAGGTGCAGAAAGGTATCCGTGTGTTCAACAAGCTGTTCTCAGAGCGTGCAGAGAGCCTGTGGCAGCACGTCATTGACCTGAACAGCATCGCAGATGCCCTCGACTGCTTCAACAAGAAGACCAAGATCGCCCAAATCACTGGCGGCTCCACCAGCGCTGTAGGAGGCGTGTGTACCATTGTAGGCCTCGCCCTGGCCCCTGTCACCATGGGAACCTCCCTGATCGTCACAGCGGTGGGACTGAGCGTGGCCACAGCGGGTGGCCTAACCTCAGCCGGAGCTGGACTCTCCAACACGGTCAACAACTCCATGGACCGTAAGAAGGTGGAGGCCATCGTGACGGACTACCAGAAGAAGATGACCGACATCAACAAGTGCATGCTGTTCATCAAGCAAGGGATTGAGAGCCTGCGCAGGTTCGATCTGCTGAAGATGAAGAAGCACGCGTACAACCGTGACTTCCCGGGCCTCAACAACATCTATGAGGACGGTGCCATGGCTGGGAAGGCCATCCTCATCAACGCCAACGAGATCATGCGTGTGGTGCAGATAGCCAACGTGGCTGGCAGCACTGCGGCCAGAGCTGTCCAGATTGCCAGCATGGCCACCGGAGTGCTCACCGGCCTCTTTGTGGGcatggacatctactttgtggccAAGGACTCCAAGGAGCTGAAGAAGGGAGCCAAGTCTGAGTTTGCTGCCAAGATCAGGGAGGTGGCGACCCAGCTGCATGATGGACTGGTGGAGCTTAATGGCATACGGGTTGAGCTGCAGTCCACAGATCCAGACAACACCAATGGCACCAACACCCCAGACAGTACCAATAATCGGAAAAAGCTGGACAGTGATGACAATTATAAAACTTCTGACAGCAAAAGCATTGTTAATAACAGCAATACTGCAGATAACAGTCATAAGACCAGCAAAGCCTAA